In the genome of Gadus morhua chromosome 12, gadMor3.0, whole genome shotgun sequence, one region contains:
- the notch2 gene encoding LOW QUALITY PROTEIN: neurogenic locus notch homolog protein 2 (The sequence of the model RefSeq protein was modified relative to this genomic sequence to represent the inferred CDS: inserted 5 bases in 5 codons; deleted 8 bases in 5 codons): MGQIPGFSSGSAVVLVVCCLRLTLALQCLDNVKPCINNATCLTFPDGTGHCRCAAGYLGNYCQHTDPCRPDTCLNGGNCSAPASPGLQVPGAAVCTCPLGFTGQHCQRPENSTCFPDNPCGHGGRCNLLALNKFKCSCAPGWTGARCEREDSCVSGPCSNGGTCSSPAAGRFVCSCPPGYSGPTCLNDTDECAAAPAPCHNKGVCVNTPGSYRCTCTPGFTGVHCETPYIPCSPSPCLNGGTCRQTSESSYVCHCLPGFNGTNCEHNINDCPGHHCANEGICMDGVNTYNCQCPPEWTGQHCTEDVDECRLQPNTCQNGGTCSNLIGSYVCVCVNGWSGNDCSENIDDCATAACSPGSRCQDRVASFVCSCLYGKTGLLCHIDDACISNPCRDGSKCDTNPINGMFNCNCPAGYIGSTCNVDRDECSIGTNPCEHGGLCVNTDGSFTCHCVRGYAGPRCEQDVNECASHPCQNEGTCLDRIGDYTCICMPGFEGTHCETEVDECISGPCLNQGKCLDQVGRFVCQCPAGFSGDTCQIDIDECSSTPCMNGAKCNDRPNAFECECAEGFMGTLCAENVNDCMPEPCHHGVCTDGIATFSCECKPGYAGSICNIQVQECHSNPCQNRGRCIDRVNAYQCNCLPGTNGVNCEVNEDDCASNPCQHGECRDGIDEFKCECTPGYTGTKCDVEINECLSDPCMSGGTCQDKVNRFSCLCPPGTHGPMCHSGTDHCGLQPCVHGECVEQQYGYHCSCVPGWEGQHCDQERDECLSGPCQHAGACMDRHNGYTCRCRPGYAGVNCERNVDECASGPCQNQATCIDGVNSYTCQCSPQYAGKTCERELVPCASNPCERGGVCHPTSDYTSYTCRCPSGWQGTRCSEDVDECRNGPCRNRARCVNSQGSYVCECLPGFSGHNCQSNVDDCSPNPCLNGGPFNDGVTDFSCSCRPGFEGKRCASEVDECSSQPCQNGAXCRDYVNSFVCECRPGYNGIFCENSIRQCTESSCLNNATCVDEITAFLCRCRSGFYGVYCEYEHNECHSQPCQHGGTCTDGLGTYRCTCPTGYNGQNCQYFVDLCSQVRCRNGGSCSQTERSWSCHCPMGWAGLYCDVPNMSCQDFAATKGLEVDHVCKNAGRCENLGHFHQCHCQPGYKGSYCEEMVDECQPNPCRNGATCKDYQGTYTCMCQPGYQGVNCQYDVDECKSNPCRHGGTCINLVNRFFCACPPGTKGLQCETKENECAPKHDSAPPRCLNGGQCVDGVSHYSCNCLPGFAGQHCEGDVNECLSRPCHSPGTLDCVQLTNDYKCSCRLGYTGRHCESMVDLCHSKPCHHSGSCSMNMSSIHGYSCSCPPGYTGPNCGEMETGYTCARLHCQNGGHCESLGGNIRCMCPAGFAGQHCEVAQMCHSRPCRNGATCVGDSSAMLGYRCLCPGRFAGYHCDQDAAAPEPSACPYPQCEQQAGDRVCDPQCNNHMCQWDGGDCSLHWERPWSNCTASVPCWELFRNKRCDKECDNSGCLFDSFECQESPQCKYDRYCADHYGDGVCDRSCNKEACGWDGLDCSADKPPKVADGTLVIVVLLQPDELLKDMLGFLRSLGTLLHTNLRVRRDKDQKPMVFPYYGPEVGQEGGQEARRSHAGRAKRELAQEVIGSKVFLEIDNRECAQSXGDCFLQTEQAASFIAAEHLRAELPYPLVSVTTEREEVSSSHLLFYMGGVCALIALLVLMLGMLAAKRKSKHGVLWLPEGFMAKKDDKRREPVGQDDFGMKNFIPHDGPMMDGGQGQRWLEDVPPKRQRTEDKPLLPLPMDSGVDRREWTLQHHKAADISLXPPQADLDADCLDVNVKGPDGTPLMLASLRTAGGLDCGLHAEEEEEEERGEEPGPSVISDLIGQGATLLAQTDRTGETALHLAARYARADAAKRLLDAGADANAHDNMGRTPLHAAVAADAQGVFQILIRNRATELNARMNDGTTPLTLAARLAVEGMVEELVHCHADINAVDDHGKSALHWAAAVNNVEATLALLKNGANRDMQDNKEETPLFLAAREGSFEAAQVLLDHYSNRDITDHLDRLPRDTAQERMHHDIVRLLDQYNLVHSPHNGPPHLGGGGGHPSLVCGANGNAFIGMRPGPQGKKSRRSAGGAKVGGVGPGAKELKDPKAKRRKKPTGGEGPGVSVGGAAGAMNGGGAGGATANAPKAAGGLPEASVTMSPVDSLESPHSYTGDPPGAVAXAATPPSLLTGPGAPRPLLPPVSHMXGQQQAWVRMPKQSYGGHLFGLVPHPMTGGPPGHGPAAARAPWAGPMNVTMSREQLPPIVTFQMMSAGPGGGQAGGLKGPQGGPQGGPVQQAQGGTQGQGQGHLGRPPHQGMMYQLPEQVALGHGMGHALQRSHNHALGHGPHGPHGMAESQPRPLPPYQARHSPVDKYPTPPSQHGYSTAGSDGTTPGHPAHPPSEHPYLTPSPESPDPWSSSSPHSNSDWSDVTTSPTPLGNPRHALPSSHHTHIPEQGQLLLQPPAAPPASQAGAEGGHAGVRLGSGGSPPPRPRRRRRRRRGGGGGGGRRTLRLYVVQKNTTLHSSCYSSVSRFETCSVFISFCRLSFIALKSTVFFFVFYRVFVEYRLLEK; encoded by the exons gtgtgCCGCGGGTTACCTGGGGAACTACTGCCAGCACACGGACCCCTGCCGCCCGGACACCTGCCTCAACGGGGGCAACTGCAGCGCGCCGGCCTCCCCCGGGCTGCAGGTGCCGGGCGCCGCCGTCTGCACCTGCCCCCTGGGCTTCACGGGGCAACACTGCCAGAGGCCCGAGAACTCCACCTGCTTCCCCGACAACCCCTGCGGCCACGGCGGCCGCTGCAACCTGCTGGCCCTCAACAAGTTCAAGTGTAGCTGCGCCCCCGGATGGACAG GCGCGCGGTGCGAGCGGGAGGACAGCTGTGTGTCCGGCCCGTGCTCCAACGGAGGGACGTGCAGCTCGCCGGCCGCGGGCCGCTTCGTTTGCTCCTGCCCGCCCGGATACAGCGGGCCCACCTGCCTCAACGACACCGACGAGTGCGCCGCCGCGCCCGCCCCGTGCCACAAcaagggggtgtgtgtgaacacGCCGGGCTCCTACAG GTGTACCTGTACCCCTGGCTTCACGGGCGTCCACTGCGAGACCCCCTACATCCCCTGCTCCCCGTCACCCTGCCTGAACGGGGGCACCTGCCGGCAGACCTCCGAGAGCAGCTACGTGTGCCACTGCCTGCCAG GGTTCAACGGCACCAACTGTGAACACAACATCAACGACTGTCCTGGCCATCACTGCGCCAACGAAGGGATTTGCATGGACGGGGTCAACACGTACAACTGCCAGTGCCCCCCGGAGTGGACCG GCCAGCACTGCACGGAGGACGTGGACGAGTGCCGCCTGCAGCCCAACACCTGCCAGAACGGCGGCACCTGCAGCAACCTGATCGGCAgctacgtgtgcgtgtgcgtcaacGGCTGGAGCGGCAACGACTGCTCGGAGAACATCGACGACTGCGCCACGGCGGCCTGCAGCCCCGGCTCCCGCTGTCAGGACCGTGTGGCCTCCTTCGTCTGCTCCTGCCTCTACGGCAAGACAG ggtTGCTGTGCCATATAGATGACGCCTGCATCAGTAACCCGTGCAGGGACGGCTCCAAGTGCGACACCAACCCCATCAACGGCATGTTCAACTGCAACTGCCCCGCCGGCTACATCGGCAGCACCTGCAACGTGGACCGGGACGAGTGCAgcatag GCACCAACCCCTGTGAGCACGGCGGTCTGTGTGTGAACACGGACGGCTCGTTCACGTGTCACTGCGTCCGCGGCTACGCCGGCCCGCGCTGCGAGCAGGACGTCAACGAGTGCGCCTCGCACCCCTGTCAGAACGAGGGCACCTGCCTGGACCGCATCGGGGACTACACCTGCATCTGCATgcccg GGTTCGAGGGCACGCACTGTGAGACGGAGGTGGACGAGTGCATCAGCGGGCCCTGTCTCAACCAGGGCAAGTGTCTGGACCAGGTGGGGCGATTCGTCTGCCAGTGTCCCGCAG GTTTCAGCGGCGACACCTGCCAGATCGACATCGATGAGTgctccagcaccccctgcaTGAACGGGGCCAAGTGCAACGACCGGCCCAACGCCTTTGAGTGCGAGTGCGCCGAAG GCTTCATGGGGACGCTGTGCGCGGAGAACGTCAACGACTGCATGCCGGAGCCGTGCCACCACGGCGTGTGCACGGACGGCATCGCCACCTTCTCGTGCGAGTGCAAACCGGGCTACGCGGGTTCCATCTGCAACATCCAGGTGCAGGAGTGCCACAGCAACCCCTGCCAGAACCGCGGCCGCTGCATTGACCGGGTCAACGCCTATCAATGTAACTGCCTCCCGGGCACCAACG ggGTGAACTGTGAGGTGAACGAGGACGACTGCGCCAGTAACCCCTGTCAGCACGGAGAGTGCCGGGACGGGATCGACGAGTTCAAGTGTGAATGCACCCCGGGATACACAG ggacCAAGTGCGACGTGGAGATCAACGAGTGTCTGTCGGACCCCTGTATGAGCGGGGGGACGTGCCAGGACAAGGTGAACCGCTTCAGCTGCCTCTGCCCCCCCGGCACCCACGGGCCGATGTGCCACTCCGGGACGGACCACTGCGGCCTGCAGCCGTGCGTGCACGGGGAGTGTGTGGAGCAGCAGTATGG gtACCACTGCAGCTGTGTTCCGGGCTGGGAGGGGCAGCACTGCGATCAAGAGCGGGACGAGTGCCTGTCGGGCCCCTGCCAGCACGCCGGGGCCTGCATGGACCGGCACAACGGCTACACCTGCCGCTGCCGCCCCGGCTACGCAg gggTGAACTGTGAGAGGAACGTCGATGAGTGTGCCTCCGGACCCTGTCAGAACCAAGCCACCTGCATCGACGGAGTCAACAGCTACACCTGCCAGTGCAGTCCTCAATACGCAG GTAAAACCTGTGAGAGAGAGCTGGTCCCCTGTGCCTCTAACCCCTGTGAGAGAGGCGGGGTCTGTCACCCCACCTCGGACTACACCTCCTACACCTGCAGATGTCCCAGCGGCTGGCAAG GGACCCGCTGCAGCGAGGACGTGGACGAGTGCCGGAACGGCCCGTGCAGGAACCGGGCGCGCTGCGTCAACAGCCAGGGCAGCTACGTGTGCGAGTGCCTGCCGGGCTTCAGCGGACACAACTGTCAGAGTAACGTCGACGACTGCTCCCCGA accccTGTCTGAACGGCGGCCCCTTCAACGACGGCGTGACGGACTTCTCCTGCTCGTGCCGCCCGGGCTTCGAGGGAAAGCGCTGCGCGTCAGAGGTGGACGAGTGCTCCAGCCAGCCCTGCCAGAACGGCG GCTGCCGCGACTACGTCAACAGCTTCGTGTGCGAGTGCCGGCCGGGATACAACGGCATCTTCTGCGAGAACAGCATCCGGCAGTGCACTGAGAG ctccTGCCTGAACAACGCCACGTGCGTGGACGAGATCACGGCCTTCTTGTGCCGCTGCCGCTCCGGGTTCTACGGGGTGTACTGCGAGTACGAGCACAACGAGTGCCACTCCCAGCCCTGCCAGCACGGAGGGACGTGCACGGACGGCCTGGGCACCTACCGCTGCACCTGCCCCACGGGCTACAACGGGCAGAACTGCCAG TACTTCGTGGACCTGTGCAGCCAGGTGCGCTGCCGGAACGGGGGCTCCTGCTCCCAGACGGAGCGCTCCTGGTCCTGCCACTGCCCCATGGGCTGGGCAGGCCTCTACTGCGACGTGCCCAACATGTCCTGCCAGGACTTCGCCGCCACCAAAG ggCTGGAGGTGGATCACGTGTGTAAGAACGCGGGCCGCTGCGAGAACCTGGGCCACTTCCACCAGTGCCACTGCCAGCCGGGGTACAAGGGCAGCTACTGCGAGGAGATGGTGGACGAGTGCCAGCCCAACCCCTGCCGCAACGGGGCCACCTGCAAGGACTACCAGGGCACCTACACCTGCATG TGTCAGCCCGGCTATCAGGGCGTGAACTGCCAGTACGACGTGGACGAGTGCAAGTCCAACCCCTGTCGCCACGGAGGGACGTGCATCAACCTGGTCAACCGCTTCTTCTGCGCCTGCCCACCCGGAACCAAAG GCCTCCAGTGTGAAACCAAGGAAAACGAGTGCGCCCCCAAGCACGACTCGGCCCCCCCCCGCTGTCTGAACGGGGGCCAGTGTGTCGACGGCGTGAGCCACTACTCGTGCAACTGCCTGCCGGGCTTCGCCGGGCAGCACTGCGAGGGCGACGTCAACGAGTGCCTCTCCCGGCCGTGCCATTCCCCCGGCACGCTAGACTGCGTGCAGCTGACCAATGACTACAAGTGCAGCTGTCGCCTAGGTTACACAG GCCGGCACTGTGAGTCCATGGTGGACCTGTGTCACTCCAAGCCCTGCCACCACAGTGGCTCCTGCTCCATGAACATGAGCTCCATCCATGGCTACTCCTGTTCCTGCCCCCCA GGCTACACCGGGCCCAACTGCGGCGAGATGGAGACCGGCTACACCTGCGCCAGGCTGCACTGCCAGAACGGCGGCCACTGCGAGTCCCTGGGCGGGAACATCCGCTGCATGTGTCCGGCCGGCTTCGCGGGGCAGCACTGCGAGGTGGCCCAGATGTGCCACAGCCGCCCGTGCCGGAACGGCGCCACCTGCGTGGGCGACTCGTCCGCCATGCTCGGGTACCGCTGCCTCTGCCCGGGCCGCTTCGCGGGCTACCACTGCgaccaggacgccgccgccccGGAGCCG TCGGCGTGCCCGTACCCGCAGTGCGAGCAGCAGGCGGGCGACCGCGTGTGTGACCCGCAGTGCAACAACCACATGTGCCAGTGGGACGGCGGGGACTGCTCGCTGCACTGGGAGCGTCCGTGGAGCAACTGCACGGCCAGCGTGCCGTGCTGGGAGCTGTTCCGGAACAAGCGCTGCGACAAGGAGTGCGACAACTCGGGCTGCCTCTTCGACAGCTTCGAGTGCCAGGAGTCGCCGCAGTGCAA GTACGACCGCTACTGCGCCGACCACTACGGCGACGGCGTGTGCGACCGCAGCTGCAACAAGGAGGCGTGCGGCTGGGACGGCCTGGACTGCTCGGCGGACAAGCCGCCCAAGGTGGCGGACGGCACGCTGGTGATCGTGGTGCTGCTGCAGCCCGACGAGCTGCTGAAGGACATGCTGGGCTTCCTCCGCTCGCTGGGCACCCTGCTGCACACCAACCTGCGCGTGCGGCGGGACAAGGACCAGAAGCCCATGGTGTTCCCCTACTACGGCCCCGAGGTGGGCCAGGAGGGGGGCCAGGAGGCGCGGCGGAGTCACGCCGGCCGCGCCAAGAGGGAGCTGGCCCAGGAGGTCATCGG CTCCAAGGTCTTCCTGGAGATCGATAACCGCGAGTGCGCCCAGA GAGGCGACTGCTTCCTCCAGACTGAGCAGGCTGCCTCCTTCATCGCCGCCGAGCACCTGAGGGCAGAGCTTCCCTACCCCCTGGTGTCCGTCACCA CCGAACGGGAGGAAGTCTCCTCCAGCCACCTCCTGTTCTACATGGGCGGCGTGTGTGCGCTGATCGCCCTGTTGGTCCTCATGCTGGGGATGCTGGCGGCCAAGAGGAAGAGCAAACACGGCGTCCTCTGGCTCCCCGAGGGCTTCATGGCCAAGAAGGACGACAAGCGGAGGGAGCCCGTCGGACAGGACGACTTCGGCATGAA gAACTTTATCCCCCACGACGGACCCATGATGGATGGAGGCCAGGGACAGAGGTGGCTCGAAGACGTTCCTCCCAAGAGGCAACGG acgGAGGACAAGCCCCTCCTCCCGCTGCCGATGGACAGCGGGGTGGACCGGCGGGAGTGGACCCTGCAGCACCACAAGGCGGCCGACATCAGCC ACCCCCCGCAGGCCGACCTGGACGCAGACTGCCTGGACGTCAACGTCAAGGGGCCAG acggcACCCCCCTGATGCTGGCCTCGCTGCGCACGGCGGGGGGTCTGGACTGCGGCCTCcacgcggaggaggaggaggaggag gagcggggggaggagccgggcCCCAGCGTGATCTCTGACCTCATCGGGCAGGGCGCCACTCTGCTGGCGCAGACGGACCGCACCGGGGAGACGGCGCTGCACCTCGCCGCGCGCTACGCCCGCGCCGACGCCGCCAAGCGGCTGCTGGACGCCGGCGCCGACGCCAACGCCCACGACAACATGGGCCGCACGCCGCTGCACGCCGCCGTGGCCGCCGACGCCCAGGGCGTGTTCCAG ATCCTGATCCGTAACCGCGCCACCGAGCTCAACGCCCGCATGAACGACGGGACCACGCCCCTCACCCTGGCCGCCCGGCTGGCCGTGGAGGgcatggtggaggagctggtgcaCTGCCACGCCGACATCAACGCCGTCGACGACCACG GCAAGTCTGCTCTGCACTGGGCGGCAGCGGTGAACAACGTGGAGGCCACCCTGGCGCTGCTGAAGAACGGAGCCAACCGGGACATGCAGGACAACAAG gaggagacCCCCCTGTTCCTGGCGGCCCGCGAGGGGAGCTTCGAGGCGGCGCAGGTCCTCCTGGACCACTACTCCAACCGGGACATCACGGACCACCTGGACCGCCTGCCCCGCGACACGGCCCAGGAGCGCATGCACCACGACATCGTGCGGCTGCTGGACCAGTACAACCTGGTGCACAGCCCCCACAACGGGCCCCCCCAcctgggcggcggcgggggccacCCCTCCCTGGTGTGCGGGGCCAACGGCAACGCCTTCATCGGCATGCGGCCGGGGCCCCAGGGCAAGAAGAGCCGCAGGAGCGCCGGCGGCGCCAAGGTGGGCGGCGTGGGCCCCGGGGCCAAGGAGCTGAAGGACCCCAAGGCCAAGCGGAGGAAGAAGCCCACCGGCGGGGAGGGGCCCGGCGTGAGCGTGGGCGGGGCCGCGGGGGCCATGAACGGCGGTGGGGCCGGC GGGGCCACCGCCAACGCCCCCAAGGCGGCGGGCGGTCTCCCGGAGGCCTCCGTCACCATGTCCCCCGTGGACTCCCTGGAGTCTCCGCACTCCTACACCGGGGACCCCCCGGGGGCCGTGG CCGCGGCCACCCCGCCCTCCCTGCTGACCGGCCCGggcgccccccgccccctgctgccccccgtCAGCCACA CTGGGCAGCAGCAGGCCTGGGTGCGCATGCCCAAGCAGAGCTACGGCGGCCACCTCTTCGGCCTGGTCCCCCACCCCATGACGGGGGGCCCACCCGGGCATGGGCCAGCA GCGGCCCGGGCGCCATGGGCTGGCCCCATGAACGTGACCATGAGCCGGGAGCAGCTGCCCCCCATCGTCACCTTCCAGATGATGTCGGCTGGG CCCGGAGGGGGCCAGGCGGGCGGGCTGAAAGGCCCCCAGGGCGGCCCCCAGGGCGGCCCGGTGCAGCAGGCCCAGGGCGGGAcgcagggccagggccagggccacCTGGGCCGGCCGCCGCACCAGGGCATGATGTACCAGCTCCCGGAGCAGGTGGCGCTGGGCCACGGCATGGGCCACGCCCTACAGCGGTCCCACAACCACGCCCTGGGCCACGGCCCCCACGGCCCCCACGGCATGGCGGAGAGCCAGCCGCGCCCGCTGCCGCCCTACCAGGCCCGGCACAGCCCGGTGGATAAGTACCCCACGCCGCCCTCCCAGCACGGCTACTCCACCGCCGGCTCCGACGGGACCACCCCGGGCCACCCGGCCCACCCGCCCAGCGAGCACCCGTACCTCACCCCGTCGCCCGAGTCCCCCGACCCCTGGTCCTCGTCCTCGCCCCACTCCAACTCAGACTGGTCCGACgtcaccaccagccccaccccgCTGGGGAACCCCCGCCACgcgctcccctcctcccaccacacacacattcccgagcagggccagctgctgctgcagccgccGGCCGCGCCCCCCGCCTCGCAGGCCGGCGCAGAGGGGGGGCATGCAGGTGTTCGcctagggtcaggggggtcaccccccccccgacccaggaggaggaggaggaggaggagaggaggaggaggaggtggaggacgccGGACTCTTCGTCTTTATGTAGTCCAAAAGAATACGACACTTCACTCGTCATGTTACTCATCCGTCTCCCGTTTTGAGACGTGTTCTGTTTTCATCTCTTTTTGTCGTCTGTCATTTATTGCACTTAAGagtactgtgtttttttttgttttttatagggTTTTTGTCGAGTATCGTCTGTTAGAAAAATAA
- the slc35a3a gene encoding solute carrier family 35 member A3a, translating to MASPRLKYLSLGVLVFQTTSLVLTMRYSRTLQGDGPRYLASSAVVVAELMKIVACLLLVLKEHNYSLRALNSILRQEILHKPIDTLKLAVPSGIYTLQNNLLYVALSNLDAATYQVTYQLKILTTALFSVSMLGRRLGVYQWLSLLILMAGVALVQWPSETPGAKETEAPATGSQFVGVAAVLVACCSSGFAGVYFEKILKESKQSVWVRNIQLGLFGLVFGLLGMLAYDGERVSESGMFQGYNGITWTVVALQALGGLVIAAVIKYADNILKGFATSLSIILSTLISYFLLQDFDPTSVFFMGALLVIAATFLYGYEGKTAPNPSRA from the exons ATGGCGTCCCCCAGGCTGAAGTACCTGTCCCTGGGCGTTCTGGTGTTCCAGACCACGTCGCTGGTGCTCACCATGCGGTACTCCCGCACCCTGCAGGGGGACGGCCCGCGGTACCTGGCCTCCTCCGCCGTGGTGGTCGCAGAGCTGATGAAGATCGTGGCTTGTCTTCTGCTCGTCTTAAAGGAACACA ACTACAGCCTTCGAGCCCTCAACAGCATCCTTCGCCAGGAAATCCTCCACAAGCCCATAGACACCCTTAAACTGGCGGTTCCGTCCGGGATCTACACCCTGCAGAACAACCTGCTCTACGTGGCGTTGTCTAACCTCGACGCTGCCACCTACCAG GTGACGTACCAGCTGAAGATCCTCACCACGGCGCTGTTCTCGGTGTCCATGCTGGGGCGCCGGCTGGGCGTGTACCAGTGGCTCTCGCTGCTCATCCTCATGGCCGGCGTCGCTCTGGTCCAG TGGCCCTCGGAGACCCCAGGAGCCAAGGAGACGGAGGCCCCGGCGACGGGGTCCCAGTTTGTGGGCGTGGCGGCGGTGCTGGTGGCCTGCTGCTCCAGCGGCTTCGCGGGCGTCTACTTCGAGAAGATCCTGAAGGAGAGCAAGCAGAGCGTCTGGGTCCGCAACATCCAGCTAG GGTTGTTTGGCCTGGTGTTTGGGCTGCTGGGGATGCTGGCCTACGAcggtgagcgagtgagcgagtccGGAATGTTCCAGGGGTACAACGGCATCACCTGGACCGTGGTGGCGCTGCAG GCGCTGGGCGGTCTGGTCATCGCGGCGGTCATCAAGTACGCCGACAACATCCTGAAGGGCTTCGCCACCTCGCTGTCCATCATCCTCTCCACCCTCATCTCCTACTTCTTGCTGCAGGACTTTGACCCCaccag CGTCTTCTTCATGGGAGCATTGCTGGTTATCGCGGCCACCTTCCTGTACGGATACGAGGGGAAGACCGCACCCAACCCCAGCAGAGCATag